Proteins from one Panthera leo isolate Ple1 chromosome D1, P.leo_Ple1_pat1.1, whole genome shotgun sequence genomic window:
- the LOC122200699 gene encoding olfactory receptor 4P4-like, with product MDNRNNVTEFVFMGLWGNKQMELLFFFWFLLCYLAILMGNFIILFTITCSHLIEQPMYYFLCHLSLMDLCYTSTVVPRLLRDLGAARRNISYNNCMTQLFAAHLLAGVEIFILVSMAFDRYVAIVKPLHYTVVMNRQRCNMLVFTAWAVGFWHSIALLLMLLNLPFCGPNQIDHYVCDVKPLLKLVCRDIRVVSILVIANSGMVAAVIFLVLVASYILILYNLRTRSSAGRRKALSTCSSHIMVVVLFFVPCIYIYVLPAGSENKDKEISVFYTVIAPMLNPLIYTLRNTEMQIAMQKVWSKMAHSNFQ from the coding sequence ATGGATAATCGGAACAATGTCACAGAATTTGTTTTCATGGGTCTGTGGGGAAATAAGCAAATGGAACTcctgttctttttctggttcctgcTCTGTTACTTGGCAATCTTAATGGGCAACTTCATCATCTTGTTCACAATCACCTGCAGCCATCTAATCGAACAGCCGATGTACTACTTTCTCTGTCACCTTTCCCTCATGGATCTCTGCTACACCTCCACCGTGGTCCCCAGGCTACTCAGGGACTTAGGCGCCGCAAGAAGAAACATCTCCTATAACAATTGTATGACCCAGCTCTTCGCTGCCCACTTGCTGGCGGGTGTGGAGATATTCATCTTGGTGTCCATGGCTTTTGACCGCTATGTTGCCATTGTCAAGCCCCTGCACTACACGGTCGTCATGAACCGGCAGAGGTGTAACATGTTGGTCTTCACGGCCTGGGCCGTGGGTTTTTGGCACTCCATTGCTCTGTTGCTCATGCTACTCAACTTACCTTTCTGTGGTCCTAATCAGATAGATCACTACGTATGTGATGTGAAGCCTCTTTTGAAACTGGTGTGCAGAGACATTCGTGTTGTTAGTATCTTAGTGATTGCTAATTCAGGGATGGTGGCGGCTGTCATTTTTCTTGTCCTGGTGGCTTCTTACATACTCATATTATATAATCTTAGGACCCGCTCCTCCGCAGGGCGACGCAAAGCTCTCTCCACATGCAGCTCTCACATAATGGTGGTGGTTTTATTCTTTGTGCCTTGTATCTATATTTATGTTCTCCCTGCGGGGAGCGAGAACAAGGATAAGGAAATCTCCGTGTTTTACACGGTGATTGCCCCCATGCTGAATCCTCTCATCTATACCCTGAGAAACACGGAGATGCAAATCGCCATGCAGAAGGTGTGGTCTAAAATGGCACATTCAAATTTCCAGTAA